In the Desulfuribacillus alkaliarsenatis genome, ATCTATTGTGGCGGCTTCTTCTGTGGTAAGAGTCACGCCGAAGCAAGATTGCTTAGAAGTATGGGCTACACCAATATTAAGGTTTTAGCAGGTGGTATGCCAGCATGGAACTCAGCGGGGCTACCGACTTTTGGAGCACAAGCAGGTGGAGTCAGCTTTGATATCACAGGTGGTAAGCCGAATCTAGCACTTCCTCCAGGTGAATGGCAAAAGAAATTCAATGAAGTATCAAATAAAGTTGTTGTCGATGTAAGAACAACGGAAGAACGTGCAGCAGGAGCAATTCCTAATTCTGTTCATATTGTTGATCGTGACATCTTAGCAAATCCAAATATTATCCTTGAAAGATTACCAGCTGACAAAAACGTGACAGTGTTAATTCATTGCGCTGCAGGTGCGAGGGCTGCTGGTGTAGCTGATAAGTTTTACGAGTTAGGCTATGAGAATACGTTCTATCTAAATAGTGCGATTCGTATTTCGAGCGACGGATCCTTCGAATTTTAGAGTAGTTATTAACGGCTATTTTAATATGTCTAGTAGTTTAATGATATGTATAGATTTATCGCCTAAGGCTGCTAGACAGGAAATAGCTGTTTAATAAATATAATAAGTAGGGGGAGATAATATGTTTACTAACAAAAGTTTTAAAGCTTTACTACTAGCACTAGTGTTAGCTCTTTCAGTGACGCTAGTTGCTTGTGGTGGTGGAGACACTACTGTAGCACCAGATCTAGAGCCAGCACCAGCTTCAGAAGCAATTCCTGCACCTGAACCGGCGCCTGAACCAGCAACTGAAGCAGAACCAACATTAGCATTACCAGACACCTATGAATTAACATTATTAGAATGGCTGGAACTTTACAATACAGGTGATTACGTAGTTGTAGATGTGCGTAGACCAGATGAATTGGAGGAACTAGGTAAGTTTATTGATTCTATTAATATCAATAACGACAATATTACTGAGAGTCCAGAAATTATCTCAGAAACATTAGGTGATTTAGGTGTTGATAAAGATAGCGTTATACTAGTACATTGCGCAGTTGGCGGAAGAGCTGGTAGAGCTTTAGAGCATTTTTTAGCTCAAGGTTATGAAAACACCTTTATATTAAGGGATAGAGTATATTTCACAGAGGAAGGCGAATTTCGTTATGGTTTAAATCCAACAGAATGGGATCGCTTGTATACATCTGGGGATGCTGCTGTAGTTGTAGATTTACGTAGGCCAGATGAATTAGCAGAAGACGGTATGTTGCCAGATTCTATTAATCTTAATAGCGCGGACATTCAAGATAACCCAGCGATTATTGCTGAAACATTTGAGTCTATGGGTATTGCTAAGACAGACTTAGTATTGACACACTGTAAAGCAGGTGGTAGAGCTGCAAGGTCTGATCAATTTTTTAAAGATTTAGGATATGAATATTCATTTTATTTAGATTATGCCTTAGTATATCCTGAAGCAGGAAGCTATGAATATCCAGATTGGGAATTGCCGCAATAACTTAGTTAGTTGGCCAGCAAATTTGCTGGTTTACTATAAAAAAACAAAAAGTGGGGGTATTAAACATGTTTAAGAACAAAAGTTTTAAAGCAATGCTGTTAGCACTAGCATTAGTTCTTTCTGTAACATT is a window encoding:
- a CDS encoding rhodanese-like domain-containing protein, whose translation is MFTNKSFKALLLALVLALSVTLVACGGGDTTVAPDLEPAPASEAIPAPEPAPEPATEAEPTLALPDTYELTLLEWLELYNTGDYVVVDVRRPDELEELGKFIDSININNDNITESPEIISETLGDLGVDKDSVILVHCAVGGRAGRALEHFLAQGYENTFILRDRVYFTEEGEFRYGLNPTEWDRLYTSGDAAVVVDLRRPDELAEDGMLPDSINLNSADIQDNPAIIAETFESMGIAKTDLVLTHCKAGGRAARSDQFFKDLGYEYSFYLDYALVYPEAGSYEYPDWELPQ